Proteins from one Halopseudomonas pelagia genomic window:
- a CDS encoding T6SS effector amidase Tae4 family protein: MTNTLTASAGNTSTSVEVKRPRFEDLWNAYAEVGKMDFQAVYDLVGDNVAELRRSNPNDYTNACALRKSRAFNYGGYQVPTGTITPRTNIYRVRGGDGLPYILRVTGVVDFVRHNWGTPDKTLTPDQSATLNGLKGLIVVEVQGWGDATGHVTLWDGSFTGDGSDYQNPNGSAYRNPGVSPVRILYWELK, encoded by the coding sequence ATGACAAACACCTTGACTGCCTCCGCCGGCAATACCTCAACCAGCGTCGAGGTCAAAAGACCTCGCTTTGAGGATCTGTGGAATGCCTATGCTGAGGTTGGGAAAATGGACTTCCAGGCGGTCTACGATCTGGTGGGTGATAATGTTGCCGAGCTACGTCGCAGCAACCCGAATGATTACACTAATGCTTGTGCGCTACGTAAGAGTAGGGCTTTCAATTACGGTGGTTATCAGGTGCCCACGGGGACCATTACGCCTCGCACCAACATCTACCGTGTACGTGGCGGCGACGGCTTGCCCTACATATTGCGGGTCACGGGTGTAGTCGATTTTGTCAGGCACAATTGGGGAACGCCGGATAAAACCCTAACCCCCGACCAGTCAGCCACGCTAAACGGGCTCAAGGGACTGATCGTGGTAGAGGTGCAGGGCTGGGGCGATGCTACGGGTCATGTAACGCTCTGGGATGGAAGCTTTACCGGCGACGGCTCCGATTACCAGAACCCTAACGGCAGCGCCTACCGCAACCCCGGCGTTTCACCCGTGCGCATCCTCTATTGGGAACTCAAATAA
- a CDS encoding SDR family oxidoreductase produces the protein MNKHRYKPLQAQTMVITGATSGIGLATAQRAARYGARLVLAARNEDELKNLCFEISQSGGKAAYVVADVGEEQDVQKIADKAVEEFGGFDTWVNNAGVVVFSELQDLPIEDHQQIFQTNYWGVVYGSRIAQKHFKTRDNGGSIINIASINAEMPVPILGAYSASKAAVKAYSDVLRMELLHEKAPVKVTVVMPSGIATPISDHGRSYMEDRGKIMPPLYDPELVAEAILTAAQKYVRQITVGETGRISMLAWDLVPSVMDRVISWALPRVQSSGKPKSPTDNLYSADEDGAVYLNQRRQGLMLSPYTQARLHPKAALGVATTAVAVGLVAFKLIKGR, from the coding sequence ATGAACAAACATCGTTATAAACCACTTCAAGCACAGACCATGGTCATCACCGGTGCCACTTCAGGTATTGGACTGGCTACCGCCCAGCGGGCCGCACGCTATGGCGCCAGATTGGTTCTGGCTGCACGCAACGAGGATGAACTGAAAAATCTCTGTTTTGAAATCAGCCAATCTGGCGGCAAGGCCGCATACGTGGTGGCCGACGTAGGAGAAGAGCAGGACGTTCAGAAGATCGCCGACAAGGCTGTCGAGGAATTCGGTGGCTTCGATACCTGGGTAAACAATGCAGGTGTTGTGGTGTTCTCCGAGCTGCAAGATCTACCAATCGAAGACCATCAGCAGATATTTCAGACCAATTACTGGGGCGTGGTTTACGGGTCACGGATTGCCCAGAAGCATTTCAAGACGCGTGATAACGGTGGATCCATCATCAATATCGCCTCCATCAACGCAGAGATGCCCGTCCCGATACTGGGCGCCTATTCAGCCAGTAAAGCTGCGGTAAAAGCCTATTCTGACGTGTTGCGCATGGAGTTGTTGCATGAGAAGGCACCGGTGAAGGTCACCGTCGTCATGCCTTCCGGCATTGCCACGCCGATTTCTGACCATGGCCGCAGCTACATGGAAGACCGCGGCAAGATAATGCCCCCGCTCTACGACCCCGAGCTGGTCGCCGAGGCCATACTCACCGCTGCGCAAAAGTATGTGCGTCAGATCACTGTCGGTGAAACCGGGCGGATCTCGATGTTAGCGTGGGATCTGGTTCCTTCGGTGATGGACAGGGTCATCAGCTGGGCGCTGCCTAGAGTGCAATCGAGCGGCAAACCAAAGTCGCCTACCGATAATCTGTACTCGGCAGACGAGGACGGCGCTGTCTATCTCAATCAGCGCCGTCAAGGCCTGATGCTGAGCCCTTACACCCAGGCGCGGCTGCATCCAAAGGCGGCCCTGGGCGTTGCAACAACAGCTGTGGCGGTAGGCCTGGTGGCGTTCAAGCTCATCAAAGGTCGCTAG
- a CDS encoding PAAR domain-containing protein, whose amino-acid sequence MLGIGIGSKTSTGGEVIEGNEGVVFDGLVASLVGHKATCPACKKGIGEIIAVGGRTVQLPAGPAARTGDYVACGCPPGSNTLLAQGSISLSNIHSGSPFSAPNLGGGVKPADKSVDRLYFFYGEGKTPLADSSRFYTDLNLHADTSGYSPGDLIEITVAGITDTSVSGRVSEDGSVFIPGVFTSRSVPLQGDI is encoded by the coding sequence ATGCTTGGAATTGGTATAGGGTCAAAGACCTCCACTGGCGGGGAAGTAATCGAAGGTAATGAGGGCGTCGTATTTGACGGCCTGGTCGCCAGTTTAGTGGGTCATAAAGCCACCTGCCCAGCATGCAAGAAAGGCATTGGTGAAATCATCGCAGTCGGCGGTAGAACGGTACAGCTACCCGCAGGACCGGCGGCTCGGACTGGCGACTATGTGGCCTGCGGTTGTCCGCCGGGGTCCAATACGTTACTGGCACAGGGCAGCATTAGCCTCAGTAACATTCACTCAGGCTCCCCTTTTTCTGCTCCCAACCTTGGCGGCGGCGTTAAGCCAGCTGACAAGTCGGTCGATCGTTTGTACTTCTTTTATGGGGAGGGAAAAACTCCGCTTGCTGATAGCTCTCGGTTCTACACTGATTTGAATCTACACGCTGATACCTCCGGCTATTCGCCGGGTGATCTGATAGAGATTACCGTTGCAGGAATTACTGACACATCCGTCAGTGGACGCGTAAGCGAAGACGGCTCGGTATTCATACCGGGGGTCTTTACTTCAAGGTCCGTACCCCTGCAAGGAGACATCTGA